The DNA sequence AAAGAAAACCAGAGCTGCTCATCATCATATTGAAGAGGTTTTTACTCCATTCCCAGTTCACGGATTGGATAAAGCTATGGGTTTAGCACCGACAAGATTAGCAATTTGTGCATTTTTATATGGATGTGTTGGTATTTCTGTTGCAACAACCATGATGAGTTATATCATGATTCACGATTGGCCACAAGACATTGGAGGTAAACCAAGTTTTAGTTTCATTCAGAATATGCCTGCATTTGTGCCAATTATGTTTGAAATGACAGTATTTTTTGCTGCTCACTTAATGGTTATTACTTTTTATATGAGAAGTAGATTATGGCCATTCAAAGAAGCTGAGAATCCTGATGTAAGAACAACAGATGACCATTTTTTAATGGAAGTTGCTGTAAATAATAACGAAGCAGAACTAGTTTCTTTTTTCGAAGGTACAGGAGCTGTTGAAGTTAAAGTAATTGAA is a window from the uncultured Flavobacterium sp. genome containing:
- a CDS encoding DUF3341 domain-containing protein, with product MSNKVIYAIYNDDDILMDAVKKTRAAHHHIEEVFTPFPVHGLDKAMGLAPTRLAICAFLYGCVGISVATTMMSYIMIHDWPQDIGGKPSFSFIQNMPAFVPIMFEMTVFFAAHLMVITFYMRSRLWPFKEAENPDVRTTDDHFLMEVAVNNNEAELVSFFEGTGAVEVKVIEKN